From Alosa sapidissima isolate fAloSap1 chromosome 7, fAloSap1.pri, whole genome shotgun sequence, the proteins below share one genomic window:
- the LOC121713948 gene encoding homeodomain-interacting protein kinase 1-like isoform X1 has protein sequence MNTAEYSGYLPELCPIWTASATYSPSNPGRIYWWNSRYESSPKDRLKDFYRWSAINWRRNSYDKFDCRATSGVTTTAQSITHSTTTTLSSGTYQLVQHEILTSRASSYEVLEFLGQGTFGQVAKCLKRDTNEIVAIKILKNHPDYIRQGQIEARNLKRLSMEDTDRFNCVRWYESFQHKSHICLVFEMLGQSLYDFMQDRNFSPLRLACVRHILQQVAKALTKLKSLGIIHTDLKPENIMLVDPVHQPSRIKVIDFGSATHVSEAVCCSYLQSRFYRSPEIILGLPFCEAIDMWSLGCVAAELFLGWPLYPGHSEYDQVRYISETQGPPPEYLLSAGSKTGNYFNRWPDSTYPLWSLKTLAEIEAEMGVKSKETRKFIFRSLDDMVNIAGLDATDLLDEKVDRHEFVDLLKGMLTLDGDERITPLQALSHPFLAHLGQSTYVDHRDNIISHATVHDSQVSNSFPSHPPRSKRLPVFAQMTHRLCTFSEQASAVPVALNMGTHHGSGQQNDGEPS, from the exons GGTGGAGTGCAATTAATTGGCGCAGGAATTCGTATGATAAGTTTGACTGTAGGGCTACCTCAG GAGTTACTACCACGGCACAGTCAATCACCCACTCCACTACCACCACGTTGAGTAGTGGGACCTACCAGCTAGTCCAGCACGAAATCCTCACCTCTAGGGCTAGTAGCTATGAGGTGTTAGAGTTCCTTGGTCAAGGCACCTTTGGTCAGGTGGCCAAATGCCTAAAGCGTGACACCAACGAGATTGTGGCCATAAAAATCCTAAAAAATCATCCTGACTATATCCGGCAAGGACAAATTGAG GCCAGAAATCTGAAAAGGCTCTCCATGGAGGACACTGACAGATTTAACTGTGTCCGCTGGTATGAGTCCTTCCAGCACAAATCCCATATCTGTTTGGTTTTTGAGATGCTGGGGCAGAGCCTTTATGATTTCATGCAGGACAGAAATTTTAGTCCACTCAGGCTTGCATGCGTAAGGCATATACTACAACAGGTTGCCAAGGCCCTGACCAAGCTCAAAAGCCTGGGCATAATCCACACAGACCTCAAGCCGGAGAACATCATGCTAGTGGACCCCGTCCACCAGCCCAGCCGCATTAAAGTCATTGACTTCGGCTCAGCCACCCATGTGTCTGAGGCTGTGTGCTGTAGCTACCTGCAGTCGCGATTCTACCG TTCTCCAGAGATTATCCTTGGGCTGCCCTTCTGTGAGGCCATTGACATGTGGTCACTAGGATGTGTGGCAGCTGAACTCTTTCTTGGCTGGCCTCTGTATCCTGGACATTCGGAATATGACCAG GTTCGGTACATCTCCGAGACCCAGGGACCTCCACCCGAGTACTTGCTCAGTGCAGGCTCGAAGACGGGCAACTATTTTAACAGATGGCCTGACTCCACCTATCCTCTCTGGAGCCTCAAG ACTCTAGCTGAAATTGAGGCTGAGATGGGAGTGAAGTCAAAAGAGACCCGCAAGTTTATATTCCGATCCCTGGATGACATG GTCAACATTGCTGGTCTTGATGCGACTGACCTCCTGGATGAGAAGGTGGACCGGCATGAGTTTGTTGACCTCTTGAAGGGAATGCTGACCCTGGATGGTGACGAGAGGATTACCCCCCTTCAGGCACTCAGCCACCCCTTCCTGGCACATCTGGGTCAGAGCACATA TGTGGACCACAGGGACAACATCATCAGCCATGCGACTGTCCATGACTCCCAGGTTTCTAATTCATTCCCCAGCCATCCTCCAAGGTCCAAGCGCCTGCCTGTGTTCGCACAGATGACCCATCGCCTCTGCACCTTTTCAGAACAAGCCTCTGCCGTCCCAGTGGCCCTGAACATGGGCACCCATCACGGCAGCGGTCAGCAGAACGATGGAGAGCCGAGCTAG
- the march9 gene encoding E3 ubiquitin-protein ligase MARCHF9, translated as MFKYRIRMFFNELKVLVFMRPGSRHSDTDVDLNRRSTMRGLGMGGCGWPPFVDCSSRNDEEEYYGSDPRPRSLAFEEKDPKLQAGLDAVSLTSSTGSGMRTPQCRICFQGPEQGELLSPCRCAGSVRCTHQPCLIRWISERGSWSCELCYFKYHVLAISTKNPLQWQAISLTVIEKVQIAAIILGSLFLIASISWLVWSSLSPSAKWQRQDLLFQICYGMYGFMDIVCIGLIIHEGSSVYRIFKRWQAVNQQWKVLNYEKAKDLGDPVSSSSKAAGRGGRGSTHGPSSVGRGRRQGRRLRTILNHHCGYTILHILSQLRPMDPRLRATANREVVMRVTTV; from the exons ATGTTCAAGTACCGGATCCGCATGTTTTTCAATGAACTGAAGGTACTGGTTTTTATGCGACCCGGTTCTAGACACTCTGATACCGACGTAGACCTAAATAGACGATCGACCATGCGGGGACTCGGGATGGGCGGCTGCGGATGGCCACCCTTTGTCGACTGCTCTTCTCGTAATGACGAAGAGGAGTATTACGGAAGTGATCCGAGGCCCAGGAGCTTGGCGTTTGAGGAAAAGGACCCCAAGCTGCAGGCGGGCCTGGATGCAGTGTCCCTCACGAGCAGCACCGGGAGCGGTATGCGCACGCCCCAGTGCCGAATCTGTTTTCAAGGACCGGAGCAG GGGGAGCTGCTGAGTCCATGCCGCTGTGCTGGATCTGTTCGCTGCACCCACCAGCCCTGTCTGATTCGCTGGATCAGCGAGCGGGGATCTTGGAGCTGTGAGCTCTGCTATTTCAAGTATCATGTGCTGGCCATCAGCACCAAAAACCCACTACAG TGGCAGGCCATTTCCCTCACCGTGATTGAAAAGGTTCAGATTGCAGCCATCATCCTGGGCTCCCTGTTCCTGATTGCCAGCATCTCCTGGCTGGTGTGGTCTTCACTCAGCCCCTCAGCCAAGTGGCAGCGACAGGACCTTCTCTTTCAGATTTGCTATGGCATGTATGGATTCATGGACATTGTGTGCATAG GCCTCATAATCCATGAGGGCTCCTCAGTGTACCGAATATTCAAGCGCTGGCAGGCAGTGAACCAGCAGTGGAAAGTTTTGAACTATGAGAAGGCGAAGGATCTGGGGGACCCGGTGAGCTCCAGCAGTAAGGCGGCAGGGCGCGGAGGCCGCGGCAGCACCCACGGTCCGAGCAGCGTGGGCCGGGGCCGGCGGCAGGGCCGGAGGCTAAGGACTATCCTCAACCACCACTGTGGCTACACCATCTTGCACATCCTCAGCCAGCTGCGGCCCATGGACCCACGCCTCAGGGCCACCGCCAACAGGGAGGTGGTGATGAGGGTCACCACCGTATGA
- the tspan31 gene encoding tetraspanin-31 isoform X1, with product MVCGGFTCSKNALCSLNVVYMLVGLLLIGVAAWGKGFGIVSSIHIIGGVIAVGVFLLLIAIVGLIGAIHHHQVMLFFYMVILFIVFLFQFGVSCSCLAMNQGQQGKLLNSTWGLMSDTIKGDLENKLDCCGLLNTTQNQLQFTSDWERCSAPCKKSVPGCETCGYKMLQHASEALRILGGVGLFFSFTEILGVWLAMRYRNQKDPAANPSAFL from the exons ATGGTCTGTGGAGGATTTACTTGTTCAAAAAATGCCTTGTGCTCGCTTAATGTTGTGTACATG CTGGTGGGCCTGCTGCTGATAGGTGTGGCGGCATGGGGAAAGGGCTTCGGCATAGTTTCCAGCATCCACATCATTGGAGGCGTTATAGCTGTTGGCGTCTTCCTTCTGCTCATCGCTATCGTGGGCCTTATCGGTGccatccaccaccaccaagtCATGCTATTCTTT TACATGGTTATTCTGTTCATTGTCTTCCTGTTCCAGTTTGGAGTGTCCTGTTCCTGCTTGGCTATGAATCAAGGGCAGCAG GGCAAGCTGCTGAACTCCACCTGGGGACTGATGAGCGACACAATCAAAGGGGATCTAGAGAACAAGCTGGACTGCTGTGGACTGCTCAACACCACTCAAAATCAACTGCAGTTCACAAGTGATTGGGAAAGATGTTCCGCG CCTTGTAAAAAGAGTGTTCCGGGATGTGAGACGTGCGGCTACAAGATGCTTCAGCATGCCTCTGAGGCGCTCCGCATCCTGGGAGGAGTCGGCCTCTTCTTCAGCTTCACGGAG ATTTTGGGTGTTTGGCTGGCTATGCGCTACAGGAACCAGAAGGACCCTGCAGCGAATCCCAGTGCTTTCTTATAG
- the tspan31 gene encoding tetraspanin-31 isoform X2 encodes MLFFYMVILFIVFLFQFGVSCSCLAMNQGQQGKLLNSTWGLMSDTIKGDLENKLDCCGLLNTTQNQLQFTSDWERCSAPCKKSVPGCETCGYKMLQHASEALRILGGVGLFFSFTEILGVWLAMRYRNQKDPAANPSAFL; translated from the exons ATGCTATTCTTT TACATGGTTATTCTGTTCATTGTCTTCCTGTTCCAGTTTGGAGTGTCCTGTTCCTGCTTGGCTATGAATCAAGGGCAGCAG GGCAAGCTGCTGAACTCCACCTGGGGACTGATGAGCGACACAATCAAAGGGGATCTAGAGAACAAGCTGGACTGCTGTGGACTGCTCAACACCACTCAAAATCAACTGCAGTTCACAAGTGATTGGGAAAGATGTTCCGCG CCTTGTAAAAAGAGTGTTCCGGGATGTGAGACGTGCGGCTACAAGATGCTTCAGCATGCCTCTGAGGCGCTCCGCATCCTGGGAGGAGTCGGCCTCTTCTTCAGCTTCACGGAG ATTTTGGGTGTTTGGCTGGCTATGCGCTACAGGAACCAGAAGGACCCTGCAGCGAATCCCAGTGCTTTCTTATAG